The Sulfolobus islandicus Y.N.15.51 sequence AATAGATTATGGTTCTGCTGAGTTTGGTCTATGGAGCCCTTTAATTGGTACATCAATAAGTGATGTACCAATTCCGGGATACAATAATTATACCTTATATTCTGGGGTGATGATAAATGCTTCCTATACAGTATTTAATGAATCTGGTGTAATTCCACCATCAGCTAGCATAATACCATTGCAAGGAGGTAATGAATACTTGAATAGTTCAAATATTACTGAAGAGAGTTTAGTAAGTGTTGAAATGATGATAAGCGGTGGCAACTTAGATTATAACTCTAGCGGCACTCCAATACCTAATGTTATGAATTATACTTACTTTTGGTACTTTTTTAATCCTCAAATAAATCCCAATAACGTTAACCTAATTATCTCTATTACACCTAACTCACAAATAAGCGTAGCTCTAAGAGATTATGGAGAGTTTATATACCCAAACTTTGGATATGTTGCATACTCTTTAGCTGAAAAATACTCAGTTACACATAATTATGTAGGGTTAAATGGTGGACCCCCACTTACTGTAGTTAAGGATTACGTAGCTGGGACACTAATTAATTCAAGTAACGAAGGATACTTACCATTGGGATATCCAGTAGTTAGTGCTAATTATGAATATATGGTAATTCCACAAAATTATAATCAATACACTGAGACTGCAATATATCAGTACTTCAGAGCTATTAACTCACAGATCGAATACGATTTACCATTTATTATAATGATCCCTGAGAACGTCTATTATCCTTAATTTGTGTAGTGCAATTAAATATTAATTTTTTGTTTCAATATTTTTACATGTGATCTCAAAGTTTGGCTTTCAAAGGCTAAAAAGAGGTGCTCTGAAATACTTGGTATTGGAGTGCCTAAATGAGAAACCAATGAGAACATATGAGATTATAAAAAGTATAGAGAAGAAATTCGAAGGTTCTTATAGGCCTAGCACCGGATCTATATATCCAGTCTTAAAGGGCTTAGTGGAAAAAGACTTAGTAGAAGTGAAAGTTGAAAATGGAAAGAAGATCTACATTATAACAGATAAAGGTAAAAAAGAACTGGAAGAGATCAAGAACAAATCACTTAAACTTCTTGGCGATAATGCCAAATTCTCAAGGCAAATATTGCAAGAATTATTACAAATTGCATTTTATTTGTATAATAACAGATCAAAAATAGATGAAAATAATATACAAAAGATTATACAGCACTTAAGAAATTGTAGGAACGAGCTAAGGGATATCTTGTGAAATGTATTTGACTAATTCTAGAGATTTATTTACTACGATAACTGGATCTTTATCTAGAATGAAGAGTGAAGGCTCTTTACCAAAGTCACCTAGATCCACGATATAAGTAGGTACCTTGGATAATTTACGAAAACAAGACTCGACCATAAAGTTCATAGTACTGTGTTCTCTATATTTTACCTCTTTAGGCTCAGAAGATCTGTTAAATATACAAATATCTTGAGATGGAAGCTTCTCAATAACTTCTGTATAGTACTTTAAATTTATTGCACTTCTAAGATTCTTGTCATATTTCATTATAGTGAGGATTATCCTTGCAACATGGTCAGATGCTCCAAAAGCTGGTAGCATACAGTATATTACCTTTTTAAAAGCCACAGTTAACCTGCCCGGAATTGCCGCAACATCATTAACATTAGCTGCATTAGATACTGCATATCCAATATTAGTTCTAATTTCTGGAACAAGAAGATAGGCCCTTTCATTAGATACAAAAATATCTGCTGCTTCCTTAAGTCGTTTTAAAACATATTCTCTTTCACTTTCATCCTGCATAGAAAATAAATAGTATCTTGGCATATAATATTTTTAACTATTATTAGCCGTAGTCAATAGCTTCCGTTAGTCCATGGAAGTTATCAACTTGTTTGTATACTCCTTTAGACCGTAAGGGCAAAGGTAAAGCTAGCTAATACTTCTAATTTGAGCTTCATAACTTGCTCGGAAAAGTCGTGCTGACCTTTGCTTTAAAAGTTTAATGAAGTATAATCATATATTAAAACAACCAAATATGGGCATAAAACCCCTTTACCTATTCACTAATATGTTACTAAAAATAACTTCCTCCTTAAGGATTATTGATTCTCTCCTCACTTCAAAAAGTAATGTCTATCTTAATATTCTGATTTCTTTCCCATCCTAAATGTGAAAGCTTTTGGCCTATATCATTGTAAAATAAGTGTCTATCTTTAAGGTATTAGCGTAAGTTGATTCTTTTTTCATATAATATAGAATAAGCTAAATTAACCTAATAAACTGAGATAGTTACAAACCTTGTTAAAATAACCCGATAAAGAGTTTATAAGAAAAATATTTAAGTTAAGAAGAACCTTTTAATAGTTAGAGTTGAGTGATATGGGATTAAAGGATGTTATTGTAGATCTTTTCCAACTTGACAAAGATTGGACTACAAGAATTGTTATGGGAATGTTAGTTTTAGGTATTATATGGGGTTTATTAGGTGTTATTGATTCCTTAATGGTTAGATTAGTTGAAGCATCTTGGGGCCTTTCAGCTGTATTACCTCTAACACCTCAAGAATATTTTGCCGGTATAACATTACATGCTGAAAGGGATCTATTTGGTTTTGCCCAACAAATTATTTATGCAATATTTATTTATTTTACTATAAAACTTTTAAACATAGAGCCAAGAGCCAAGTGGATGCTTAACCTTGGGTTTATTGCAGTTAACCTTTCAATGATGTTTATGGAAGGGCCTATTCTAATTGTACCGGCAGCGGGTTTTGATAATTACTTCTCAGCTACAATATGGTACTATATATCGCCTCTAGGAATTCCGGGTTATTCTCAGTATGTGGTAAGTCCATTATTCTTCTGGGGCTGGATATTACTGGATGCCTTCACTTATATAGGAGGTTTCTGGATAGTATATCACTACTATTTAGCTAGTAAAAATATGAAAGAAAAACTTCCAGTTCCTCTAGTTTACTTCCTAATGGTTACCTTAATGTTCATGATAGGGTATTCTGGTGTTACTGCAGCTGATGTATGGGATGTTTTGGCATTTTATCACATAGTAGGATTAGATCCAATAGCGAATCAGATAGCGTTTTGGATATTTGGTCACGCCGTAGTGTATATGGCCTGGGTTCCGGCTGTTGGTGCCCTTTATCTACTGATACCTATGTTAGCTAATAAACCACTATATAGTGATAGAATGGGAAGAATATCTGCACTATTATACTTAATATTCTCTAACAATGTTCCTATTCATCACTTATACATGGTCAATCTCCCTATAACATTAAAGTTCCTCCAAGAAGTTCTAACATATTCTGTAGTTATACCATCTATGATGACGTTCTTTAACCTATGGGCTACTGCTAAAGGCACAAACGTAAATTGGAACATTATAACTGCCTGGACTGTAACTTCGTTTGCTGGTGCAATAGCTGCTGGTGTTACTGGTATATCTAATGCGACTATAAGTTTTGACGCAATCGTTCATAACACGGATTGGATTGTTGGACATTTCCACGCGATGATATTATTCTCTATAGTGCCTGCAGCGTGGGCTGTATTATATATTATGATAACCATGATCAGTGGAAGAATGTGGTTTTCAAAGGTAATGGCATGGGTTCATTACATTGGTTATATGATAGGGACTACTCTCCTAATTGTAGGATTTGAGCTAGTAGGATTCTATGGTATAGTTAGGAGAGCTGAGGTTTATCCTAGAGTGCCTGGACTCATAGATGCTGAGGTTATTACGACTGTTGGTGCCATCATAGCTGATTTAGCTACTTTAGTTTGGTTCTTAAATCTGGTGTTAACGTTAGTTAAAGGAAGACTAGTTAGGCTGGAAGGACTATCATTACCTCAAATTGCTGGTGCTGTAGCTATGAGTTTGGAGTGGCCATCATCAGTTCCCTTCACCCCTATATTACAGTTCATAAAAGCTCATAATGCTAGTAAAAAAGGTCTTGGATCCATGATAGCATTGGCAGTTGTAGGTGCAATATTGATAATAATTAGTGCTTTTATACTAGCTTTTGCGGGTGATGCGTATACTACGCAAACCTGGATTTGGATTACCATTTTAACAATTGGAATTGTTTTTTCAGCTATTGGTTCTCTTAAAGGTATGAAGTCAATATGAGGTGGTTTAAGTGGATAAGAAGGAGAAATTCGAACTCTATTGGGTTATATATGTAATTGTATTATTCGCAATAGTGATATACGCTACTGCACCTGCAGTATATACTATTGGAGGTGATTCAACTTCTGTTCAAGCTGGTGTCATAATTCCTACCAGTGCAGTCAATGAAGGTAAGATCGTACAAGGTACTTTATACGCCTACCAGTACTATTTTGCAATAAAGGAGAATGGTGGTGGTATTACCTCTAACGAATTAGGAAGTCCGTTTTATTACAACATAATGGTGACTCATCCTGGACAATATATTAACTTGACTATGTACGCTGCACCACATATGGCCACTACTGATTTCTATTTT is a genomic window containing:
- a CDS encoding PadR family transcriptional regulator, with product MISKFGFQRLKRGALKYLVLECLNEKPMRTYEIIKSIEKKFEGSYRPSTGSIYPVLKGLVEKDLVEVKVENGKKIYIITDKGKKELEEIKNKSLKLLGDNAKFSRQILQELLQIAFYLYNNRSKIDENNIQKIIQHLRNCRNELRDIL
- a CDS encoding thiamine-phosphate synthase family protein, with product MPRYYLFSMQDESEREYVLKRLKEAADIFVSNERAYLLVPEIRTNIGYAVSNAANVNDVAAIPGRLTVAFKKVIYCMLPAFGASDHVARIILTIMKYDKNLRSAINLKYYTEVIEKLPSQDICIFNRSSEPKEVKYREHSTMNFMVESCFRKLSKVPTYIVDLGDFGKEPSLFILDKDPVIVVNKSLELVKYISQDIP
- a CDS encoding cbb3-type cytochrome c oxidase subunit I → MGLKDVIVDLFQLDKDWTTRIVMGMLVLGIIWGLLGVIDSLMVRLVEASWGLSAVLPLTPQEYFAGITLHAERDLFGFAQQIIYAIFIYFTIKLLNIEPRAKWMLNLGFIAVNLSMMFMEGPILIVPAAGFDNYFSATIWYYISPLGIPGYSQYVVSPLFFWGWILLDAFTYIGGFWIVYHYYLASKNMKEKLPVPLVYFLMVTLMFMIGYSGVTAADVWDVLAFYHIVGLDPIANQIAFWIFGHAVVYMAWVPAVGALYLLIPMLANKPLYSDRMGRISALLYLIFSNNVPIHHLYMVNLPITLKFLQEVLTYSVVIPSMMTFFNLWATAKGTNVNWNIITAWTVTSFAGAIAAGVTGISNATISFDAIVHNTDWIVGHFHAMILFSIVPAAWAVLYIMITMISGRMWFSKVMAWVHYIGYMIGTTLLIVGFELVGFYGIVRRAEVYPRVPGLIDAEVITTVGAIIADLATLVWFLNLVLTLVKGRLVRLEGLSLPQIAGAVAMSLEWPSSVPFTPILQFIKAHNASKKGLGSMIALAVVGAILIIISAFILAFAGDAYTTQTWIWITILTIGIVFSAIGSLKGMKSI